In the Piscinibacter sp. XHJ-5 genome, one interval contains:
- a CDS encoding efflux RND transporter periplasmic adaptor subunit, with translation MSAFDSLARSLRGAPDSVRRAAGLGATLLLGAVLVACGQASGVADQKGGHAGGPPPAAVVVQKVTTASLPAVYEYVGQTAGSRDIEVRARVAGILIKRNFNEGGAVKKGQSLYSLDPAPFQVALNRADADVAAAEARAAQAARTVGRLKPLAEARAVSQRELDDAVAGEQVARADVKAAQARRAEAVLNVGYTRVEAPIGGTAGRSQVSEGTLVSGPQVLLTTVTQTDPIKLRFGIADTDQMRWRTEVAAGQLKLPPHDAFDIEVRLADGTVYPRKGKLIFSDTRVSGDTGTVEAEAEVPNPEGQLKPGQFIRVRLLGATRPNAVKVPTRAVLEGPQGKFVYVMADNKAMPKPVVVGDQVADGWIITKGLNAGDDLIVDGMARIFFPGAPVQLAQAAPPGASGPAASAPAKK, from the coding sequence ATGTCCGCGTTTGACTCACTTGCCCGCTCGCTGCGCGGCGCCCCCGATTCGGTCCGCCGCGCGGCGGGGCTTGGCGCCACGCTGCTGCTGGGCGCTGTCCTCGTGGCCTGCGGCCAGGCGTCCGGCGTGGCCGATCAGAAGGGCGGCCATGCCGGCGGTCCGCCCCCCGCCGCCGTGGTGGTGCAGAAGGTCACCACCGCCAGCCTGCCCGCGGTCTACGAGTATGTCGGCCAGACGGCCGGCTCCCGCGACATCGAGGTGCGCGCCCGGGTCGCGGGCATCCTGATCAAGCGCAACTTCAATGAAGGCGGCGCGGTCAAGAAGGGCCAGTCGCTGTACAGCCTCGACCCCGCACCGTTCCAGGTCGCGCTGAACCGCGCCGATGCCGACGTGGCCGCCGCCGAAGCGCGCGCCGCGCAGGCGGCTCGCACGGTGGGGCGGCTGAAGCCGTTGGCCGAGGCACGCGCCGTGAGCCAGCGAGAGCTCGACGATGCCGTCGCCGGCGAGCAGGTCGCGCGTGCCGACGTCAAGGCAGCGCAGGCGCGTCGGGCCGAGGCGGTGCTCAATGTCGGCTACACCCGCGTCGAGGCGCCGATCGGCGGCACCGCCGGCCGCTCGCAGGTGTCCGAAGGCACGCTGGTCTCGGGACCGCAGGTGCTGCTCACCACGGTCACGCAGACCGATCCGATCAAGCTGCGCTTCGGCATCGCCGACACCGACCAGATGCGCTGGCGCACCGAAGTCGCCGCAGGTCAGCTCAAGCTGCCGCCGCACGATGCATTCGACATCGAAGTGCGGCTGGCCGACGGCACCGTCTATCCCCGCAAGGGCAAGCTGATCTTCTCGGACACGCGCGTGTCGGGCGATACCGGCACGGTCGAAGCCGAAGCGGAGGTGCCCAATCCCGAGGGCCAGCTCAAGCCGGGCCAGTTCATCCGCGTGCGCCTGCTGGGCGCGACCCGCCCCAACGCCGTCAAGGTGCCGACCCGCGCCGTGCTCGAAGGACCGCAAGGCAAGTTCGTCTACGTCATGGCCGACAACAAGGCCATGCCCAAGCCGGTGGTCGTGGGCGACCAGGTCGCGGACGGCTGGATCATCACCAAGGGGCTCAATGCGGGCGACGACCTCATCGTCGACGGCATGGCCCGCATCTTCTTCCCGGGCGCGCCGGTGCAGCTCGCCCAGGCGGCGCCGCCGGGCGCCTCGGGCCCCGCCGCCTCCGCCCCGGCCAAGAAATAA
- the ubiG gene encoding bifunctional 2-polyprenyl-6-hydroxyphenol methylase/3-demethylubiquinol 3-O-methyltransferase UbiG — protein sequence MTTVNADPQELAKFSELAHRWWDTQSEFRPLHEINPLRLDWIEQQVRLAGKEVVDIGCGGGILSDAMARRGAQVLGIDLASKALKVAQLHAIEAETPSIEYREIAAEALAAEQPGRFDVVSCMEMLEHVPQPASVVSACAQLVKPGGWVFFSTINRNAKAFLFAIVGAEHVLNLLPKGTHEYARFIRPSELAQWCRDAGLTLTATRGMEYNPVTARYRLSTDTSVNYLIACRRSA from the coding sequence ATGACCACCGTCAATGCCGACCCGCAGGAGCTCGCGAAATTCAGCGAGTTGGCGCACCGCTGGTGGGACACGCAGAGCGAGTTTCGGCCGCTGCACGAGATCAACCCGCTGCGCCTCGACTGGATCGAGCAGCAGGTCCGGCTCGCGGGCAAGGAGGTCGTCGACATCGGCTGCGGGGGCGGCATCCTGTCCGATGCGATGGCGCGGCGCGGTGCGCAAGTGCTTGGCATCGATCTCGCCTCCAAGGCGCTCAAGGTCGCCCAGCTCCACGCGATCGAAGCCGAGACGCCGTCCATCGAATACCGCGAGATCGCCGCCGAAGCGCTCGCCGCCGAGCAGCCGGGGCGTTTCGACGTGGTCTCTTGCATGGAAATGCTCGAGCATGTGCCGCAGCCGGCATCGGTGGTCAGCGCCTGTGCCCAGCTCGTCAAGCCGGGCGGCTGGGTCTTCTTCTCGACCATCAACCGCAATGCCAAGGCGTTCCTGTTCGCCATCGTCGGTGCCGAGCACGTGCTGAACCTGCTGCCCAAGGGCACGCACGAATACGCCCGCTTCATCCGCCCCAGCGAACTGGCGCAGTGGTGCCGCGACGCCGGCCTCACGCTCACCGCCACGCGCGGCATGGAATACAACCCGGTCACGGCCCGCTATCGGCTGTCGACGGACACGAGCGTCAACTACCTCATCGCCTGCCGCAGGAGCGCATGA
- a CDS encoding efflux transporter outer membrane subunit, whose translation MRARTAPRTGLAVIAAAVLLAACAAPPRADTTPPAQDLPAGSAGVAAVPATWWTSFGDARIDALVAEALQNNRDVARAVARIDQSRAALRLASADRLPSINAGASAARQRVSENGAVPLNGASPIGNDYRVAINVAYEVDLWSRLGRTRDAAREELLASTYARDTLRNALAAQVVQAYVSLQALDAQYTLFDSAVQAQRESLKLQRLRFDAGDIAELDIRQLEAELIANDAQLPKLARARGEAERALSLVLGRTPRAVVESGVAREASPTTLPPNVALPEGLPSDLLQRRPDVQAAEARLRAAGARVDAARAAYFPSISLTAALGQESTQLSKLTDGPSLIWSVLASLTQPIWNGGRIDAQNELARARQREAEIDYRDTVAVAFKEARDAIGGRSETEQSLRNAIERERALSRAAQLTALRFNGGESSRLDLIEAERAALAAQSQAADARRALAAAQADLFRVLGGGWQVPDEASAKAARTEGQTPLKQ comes from the coding sequence ATGAGGGCCCGCACAGCACCGCGAACCGGCCTCGCCGTGATCGCCGCCGCCGTCCTGCTGGCGGCCTGCGCCGCCCCGCCACGCGCGGATACCACGCCGCCGGCGCAGGACCTGCCCGCGGGCAGCGCCGGCGTGGCCGCCGTGCCCGCCACCTGGTGGACCTCGTTCGGCGATGCGCGAATCGACGCGCTGGTCGCCGAGGCGCTGCAGAACAACCGCGACGTGGCCCGCGCGGTGGCGCGCATCGACCAGTCGCGCGCTGCACTGCGGCTGGCATCGGCGGACCGGCTGCCCAGCATCAACGCCGGTGCGTCGGCCGCGCGGCAGCGCGTCAGCGAGAACGGTGCCGTTCCTCTCAACGGGGCTTCGCCCATCGGCAACGACTACCGGGTCGCCATCAACGTGGCCTACGAGGTCGATCTCTGGTCGCGTCTGGGACGCACGCGCGACGCGGCTCGCGAGGAGTTGCTCGCCTCCACCTATGCGCGCGACACGCTTCGCAACGCGCTCGCGGCGCAGGTCGTGCAGGCCTACGTCTCGCTGCAGGCCCTGGACGCGCAGTACACGCTGTTCGACAGCGCCGTGCAGGCGCAGCGCGAGAGCCTGAAGCTGCAGCGCCTTCGCTTCGACGCCGGCGACATCGCCGAGCTGGACATCCGCCAGCTCGAGGCCGAGCTGATCGCCAACGATGCGCAGCTGCCCAAGCTGGCGCGCGCCCGAGGAGAGGCCGAGCGTGCGCTGTCCCTGGTGCTCGGTCGCACGCCGCGTGCGGTGGTGGAAAGCGGCGTCGCGAGGGAAGCTTCGCCGACGACACTGCCGCCCAACGTCGCCCTGCCGGAAGGCCTTCCATCCGACCTGCTGCAGCGGCGTCCCGACGTGCAGGCGGCCGAGGCGCGCCTGCGTGCCGCCGGCGCACGCGTCGATGCGGCGCGCGCCGCCTATTTCCCTAGCATCTCACTGACGGCCGCGCTGGGCCAGGAAAGCACGCAGCTGTCCAAGCTGACCGACGGTCCTTCGCTCATCTGGAGCGTGCTGGCATCGCTGACCCAGCCGATCTGGAACGGCGGGCGCATCGACGCGCAGAACGAGCTGGCGCGCGCCCGCCAGCGCGAGGCCGAGATCGACTACCGCGACACCGTTGCGGTGGCCTTCAAGGAAGCGCGCGACGCGATCGGCGGGCGCAGCGAGACTGAGCAAAGCCTGCGCAACGCCATCGAACGCGAGCGCGCCTTGTCGCGCGCCGCGCAGCTGACTGCCTTGCGCTTCAACGGCGGCGAGTCGAGCCGGCTCGACCTGATCGAAGCCGAACGGGCGGCCCTGGCGGCGCAATCGCAGGCAGCCGATGCACGGCGGGCGCTGGCCGCCGCCCAGGCCGATCTGTTCCGCGTGCTCGGAGGGGGCTGGCAGGTGCCGGACGAGGCATCGGCGAAGGCGGCGCGCACCGAAGGACAAACGCCCCTGAAGCAGTGA
- the gyrA gene encoding DNA gyrase subunit A, which translates to MTQFAKETLPISLEEEMRRSYLDYAMSVIVGRALPDARDGLKPVHRRVLFAMHELNNDWNRPYKKSARIVGDVIGKYHPHGDSAVYDTIVRMAQDFSLRHMLVDGQGNFGSVDGDNAAAMRYTEIRLAKIAHEMLADIDKETVDFGPNYDGSEKEPLVLPTRLPNLLVNGSAGIAVGMATNIPPHNLNEVVDACQHLLKNPDASIDELMEIIPAPDFPTAGIIYGLNGVREGYRTGRGKVVMRAKCHFEDIDRGQRQAIIVDEIPYQVNKKNLLERMAELVHEKKLEGISHIQDESDKSGMRVVIELKRGEVPEVVLNNLYKQTQLQDTFGINMVALIDNQPKLCNLKDLIEIFLEHRREVVTRRTVFELRKARERGHVLEGLAVALANIDEFIETIKTSPTPPVAKTALMSKSWDSSMVREMLSRAEGETPGGRDAYRPEGLPKDFGLQPDGLYRLSEAQASEILQMRLQRLTGLEQDKIIGEYKEVMAEIADLLNILATPARVTTIIAGELAAIKQEFGQTKLGARRSVIEQNAQDLGTEDLITPTDMVVTLSHTGYIKSQALSEYRAQKRGGRGKQATQTKEDDWIDQLFIANTHDYILCFTNRGRVYWLKVWEVPQGSRNSRGKPIVNMFPLQQGEKVNVVLPLTNGFRSFPPDHYVFMATAQGTVKKTALDEFSNPRKAGIIAVDLDAGDFLIGAALTDGKHDVMLFSDGGKAVRFDEEDVRPMGRNARGVRGMMLDEGQSVIAMLVAEDESQSVLTATENGYGKRTSIVEYTRHGRGTKGMIAIQQSERNGKVVAATLVRPDDEIMLITDRGVLVRTRVSEIRELGRATQGVTLIALDDGAKLSGLQRIVENDANGGDPIGDEAPPEENT; encoded by the coding sequence ATGACCCAATTCGCCAAGGAAACCCTGCCGATCAGCCTCGAAGAGGAGATGCGGCGCTCCTACCTTGATTACGCGATGAGCGTGATCGTGGGCCGTGCGCTGCCCGATGCGCGAGACGGCCTCAAGCCCGTGCACCGTCGCGTACTGTTCGCGATGCACGAGCTCAACAACGACTGGAACCGCCCCTACAAGAAGTCCGCGCGCATCGTCGGTGACGTCATCGGCAAGTACCACCCGCACGGCGACAGTGCGGTCTACGACACCATCGTGCGCATGGCGCAGGACTTCTCGCTGCGCCACATGCTGGTCGATGGACAGGGCAACTTCGGTTCGGTCGACGGCGACAACGCCGCGGCGATGCGCTACACCGAGATCCGGCTGGCCAAGATCGCGCACGAGATGCTGGCCGACATCGACAAGGAAACCGTCGATTTCGGGCCCAACTACGACGGCAGCGAGAAAGAGCCGCTGGTGCTGCCGACGCGGCTGCCGAACCTGCTGGTCAACGGCTCGGCCGGCATCGCGGTGGGCATGGCCACCAACATCCCGCCGCACAACCTCAACGAGGTCGTCGACGCTTGCCAGCACCTGCTGAAGAATCCCGACGCGTCGATCGACGAGCTGATGGAGATCATCCCGGCGCCCGACTTTCCGACCGCCGGCATCATCTACGGCCTCAACGGCGTGCGCGAGGGTTACCGTACCGGCCGCGGCAAGGTCGTGATGCGCGCCAAGTGCCATTTCGAGGACATCGACCGCGGCCAGCGCCAGGCCATCATCGTCGACGAGATCCCCTACCAGGTGAACAAGAAGAACCTGCTCGAGCGCATGGCCGAGCTGGTTCACGAGAAGAAGCTCGAAGGCATCAGCCACATCCAGGACGAGTCCGACAAGTCGGGCATGCGCGTGGTCATCGAGCTCAAGCGGGGCGAAGTGCCCGAGGTGGTGCTGAACAACCTGTACAAGCAGACGCAGCTGCAGGACACCTTCGGCATCAACATGGTTGCGCTGATCGACAACCAGCCGAAGCTTTGCAACCTCAAGGACCTGATCGAGATCTTCCTCGAGCACCGCCGCGAGGTCGTCACCCGCCGCACGGTGTTCGAGCTGCGCAAGGCACGCGAACGGGGGCATGTGCTCGAAGGCCTCGCGGTGGCGCTGGCCAACATCGACGAGTTCATCGAGACGATCAAGACCTCGCCCACGCCGCCGGTTGCCAAGACCGCGCTGATGAGCAAGAGCTGGGATTCGTCGATGGTGCGCGAGATGCTGTCGCGCGCCGAAGGCGAGACGCCGGGTGGCCGCGACGCCTACCGCCCGGAAGGCCTGCCGAAGGACTTCGGCCTGCAGCCCGACGGCCTGTACCGCCTGTCCGAGGCGCAGGCCAGCGAAATCCTGCAGATGCGCCTGCAGCGCCTCACCGGTCTGGAGCAGGACAAGATCATCGGCGAGTACAAGGAGGTGATGGCCGAGATCGCCGACCTGCTGAACATCCTGGCCACGCCGGCACGCGTCACCACCATCATCGCGGGCGAGCTGGCAGCGATCAAGCAGGAGTTCGGCCAGACCAAGCTGGGCGCGCGCCGCAGCGTGATCGAGCAGAACGCGCAGGACCTCGGCACCGAGGACCTGATCACGCCGACCGACATGGTCGTCACGCTCTCGCACACCGGCTACATCAAGAGCCAGGCGCTGTCGGAGTACCGCGCGCAAAAGCGCGGCGGCCGCGGCAAGCAGGCCACTCAGACCAAGGAAGACGACTGGATCGACCAGCTCTTCATTGCCAACACGCATGACTACATCCTGTGCTTCACCAACCGCGGGCGCGTGTACTGGCTGAAGGTGTGGGAAGTGCCGCAGGGCTCTCGCAATTCGCGCGGCAAGCCCATCGTCAACATGTTCCCGCTGCAGCAGGGCGAGAAGGTCAACGTGGTGCTGCCGCTCACCAACGGCTTCCGCAGCTTCCCGCCCGATCACTACGTCTTCATGGCCACCGCGCAGGGCACCGTCAAGAAGACCGCGCTGGATGAGTTCAGCAATCCGCGCAAGGCGGGCATCATCGCGGTCGACCTGGACGCCGGCGACTTCCTGATCGGCGCCGCGCTCACCGACGGCAAGCACGACGTGATGCTGTTCTCCGACGGCGGCAAGGCGGTGCGCTTCGACGAGGAAGACGTGCGCCCGATGGGCCGCAACGCGCGCGGCGTGCGCGGGATGATGCTCGACGAAGGCCAGAGCGTCATTGCCATGCTGGTCGCCGAGGACGAGTCGCAGAGCGTGCTCACCGCGACGGAGAACGGCTACGGCAAGCGAACCTCGATCGTCGAATACACCCGCCACGGACGCGGCACCAAGGGCATGATCGCCATCCAGCAGAGCGAGCGCAACGGCAAGGTCGTCGCCGCCACGCTGGTGCGGCCGGACGACGAGATCATGCTGATCACCGACCGCGGCGTGCTGGTTCGCACCCGCGTGTCCGAGATCCGCGAGCTGGGTCGCGCGACGCAGGGGGTGACGCTGATCGCTCTCGACGACGGCGCCAAGCTGAGCGGCCTGCAACGCATCGTCGAGAACGACGCCAACGGCGGCGATCCCATCGGCGACGAAGCGCCCCCCGAGGAGAACACCTGA
- a CDS encoding multidrug efflux RND transporter permease subunit: protein MFSRFFIDRPIFAAVLSIFFVIAGLSAMRSLPIAQYPEIAPPVVSVVAVYPGASAEVIEQTVAAPLENAINGVEKMIYMNSTSTSNGVVTIQVTFDIGTNVDQAAQIVNNRVKQAEAKLPLEVRRQGVTVEKGSSAFLQVLAFYSDDGSHNDLSISNYVTLNVLDQLKRVPGTTNVQIFGAKDYAMRVWLKPDRLAQLKLTTSDIARAINEQNAQFAAGKVGQAPTGGTQEMVYTITTQGRLSEPKQFEEIIVRADGEGSAVRLKDVARIELGSKDYDFIGRINGKPATLVGVFLQPGANALAVAGEVNTTVAELAQRFPKGITYSVPYDTTRFVRVSIEEVVKTLLEAMALVIAVVFLFLQNWRATLIPLVAVPVSLIGTFAGLLLLGYSINTLTLFGMVLSIGIVVDDAIVVLENVERIMHEEHMDAREAAIKAMREVSGPVIAIVLVLCAVFVPIAFLGGLTGELYRQFAVTISIAVVISGIVALTLTPSLCVLILKREHKAPGRFFDAFNRFFNKVTGHYVGGVGFMVRRAGIGLLLFAGMVALTIGMWRFTPGSLVPDEDQGFYISAVILPDGASLERTDKVVGEVIEIIKSNPYNLDVVAFTGFDFLGGGYRNNAATIFVTQKHWDERPVDVQALVGELFGKTGHIKEALVLAFNPPPIFGLGTAGGFEFYIQNRGEGGAKRLAEVMQQFQGAVSQSKLLGGVQSLWRASSPQLYVDVDRERAKALGVPVDEVFNTLSATLGNYYVNDFNKYGRAWQVLMSAEPAFRKRPDDVGRMWVRSGTGQMIPVSAIATVKYSAGPETLDRFNNLPAVKLFGQGAPGVSSGQAIAEVERIAHQVLPPDFSFDWGGASYQEKRSSGTSGLALALGALMVFLILSAQYERWSLPLSVLLALPFGTFGALAAVWLRGMTNDVYFQIGLVTLLGLAAKNAILIVEYASLKHHEGMSPSAAALEAARLRFRPIIMTSLAFILGVLPLALSSGAGAGARRSVGTGVMGGMLAATFLAIFFVPMFYKVITQRKLREPRSTQEIREEAERAHHAGHYTGPGHVHGAPPTGDRPAGAPRGEPA from the coding sequence ATGTTCTCCCGCTTCTTCATCGACCGGCCGATCTTTGCGGCCGTGCTGTCCATCTTCTTCGTGATCGCCGGCCTGTCGGCGATGCGCTCGCTGCCGATCGCGCAGTACCCCGAGATCGCGCCGCCGGTGGTCAGCGTGGTCGCGGTCTACCCCGGCGCCAGCGCCGAGGTGATCGAGCAGACGGTGGCCGCGCCGCTCGAGAACGCCATCAACGGCGTCGAGAAGATGATCTACATGAACTCGACGTCCACATCGAACGGCGTCGTGACCATCCAGGTCACCTTCGACATCGGGACCAACGTCGACCAGGCCGCGCAGATCGTCAACAACCGCGTCAAGCAGGCCGAGGCCAAGCTGCCGCTCGAGGTGCGCCGGCAGGGCGTGACCGTCGAGAAGGGATCGTCCGCGTTCCTGCAGGTGCTGGCGTTCTATTCCGACGACGGCAGCCACAACGACCTGTCGATCAGCAACTACGTGACCTTGAACGTGCTCGACCAGCTCAAGCGCGTTCCCGGCACGACCAACGTGCAGATCTTCGGTGCCAAGGACTACGCGATGCGCGTGTGGCTCAAGCCCGACCGCCTCGCGCAGCTCAAGCTGACCACCAGCGACATCGCTCGCGCCATCAACGAACAGAACGCGCAGTTCGCCGCCGGCAAGGTGGGCCAGGCGCCCACCGGCGGCACGCAGGAGATGGTCTACACCATCACCACGCAGGGCCGCCTCTCCGAGCCCAAGCAGTTCGAGGAGATCATCGTGCGCGCCGACGGCGAGGGCAGCGCCGTGCGCCTGAAGGATGTGGCGCGCATCGAGCTCGGATCGAAGGACTACGACTTCATCGGCCGCATCAACGGCAAGCCGGCCACGCTGGTGGGTGTGTTCCTGCAGCCCGGCGCCAACGCGCTGGCGGTGGCTGGCGAGGTGAACACCACCGTTGCGGAACTGGCCCAGCGCTTCCCCAAGGGCATCACCTACTCGGTGCCGTACGACACGACACGCTTCGTGCGCGTGTCGATCGAGGAAGTGGTCAAGACGCTGCTGGAGGCGATGGCGCTGGTCATCGCGGTGGTGTTCCTTTTCCTGCAGAACTGGCGCGCCACGCTCATCCCGCTGGTGGCAGTGCCGGTGTCGCTGATCGGCACCTTCGCCGGCCTGCTGCTGCTCGGCTACTCGATCAACACGCTGACGCTGTTCGGCATGGTGCTGTCCATCGGCATCGTGGTCGACGACGCGATCGTCGTGCTGGAGAACGTCGAGCGCATCATGCACGAGGAGCACATGGATGCGCGCGAGGCGGCGATCAAGGCGATGCGCGAGGTCTCGGGGCCGGTCATCGCCATCGTGCTGGTGCTGTGCGCGGTGTTCGTGCCCATCGCCTTCCTGGGCGGCCTGACCGGCGAGCTGTATCGCCAATTCGCGGTCACCATCTCGATCGCGGTGGTCATCTCGGGCATCGTCGCGCTGACGCTCACGCCGAGCCTGTGCGTGCTGATCCTCAAGCGCGAGCACAAGGCGCCGGGTCGTTTCTTCGACGCCTTCAACCGCTTCTTCAACAAGGTGACCGGGCACTACGTCGGCGGCGTGGGTTTCATGGTTCGGCGCGCCGGCATCGGTCTGCTGCTGTTCGCCGGCATGGTCGCGCTGACCATCGGCATGTGGCGGTTCACGCCCGGCTCGCTGGTGCCGGATGAAGACCAGGGCTTCTACATCTCGGCGGTCATCCTTCCGGACGGCGCCTCGCTGGAGCGCACCGACAAGGTGGTGGGCGAGGTCATCGAGATCATCAAGTCCAACCCGTACAACCTCGACGTCGTCGCCTTCACCGGCTTCGACTTCCTCGGCGGCGGCTATCGCAACAACGCGGCCACGATCTTCGTCACTCAGAAGCACTGGGACGAGCGTCCGGTCGACGTGCAGGCGCTGGTCGGCGAGCTGTTCGGCAAGACCGGCCACATCAAGGAAGCGCTGGTGCTCGCGTTCAACCCGCCGCCGATCTTCGGTTTGGGAACGGCCGGGGGATTCGAGTTCTACATCCAGAACCGCGGCGAAGGCGGCGCCAAGCGGCTCGCCGAAGTGATGCAGCAGTTCCAGGGCGCGGTGAGCCAGAGCAAGCTGCTCGGCGGCGTGCAGTCGCTGTGGCGGGCGAGCTCGCCGCAGCTTTACGTCGATGTCGACCGCGAGCGCGCCAAGGCGCTGGGCGTGCCCGTGGACGAGGTGTTCAACACGCTGTCGGCCACGCTCGGCAACTACTACGTCAACGACTTCAACAAATACGGCCGCGCCTGGCAGGTGCTGATGTCGGCCGAGCCCGCCTTTCGCAAGCGCCCCGACGACGTCGGGCGCATGTGGGTGCGAAGCGGCACCGGCCAGATGATCCCGGTGTCGGCGATCGCGACAGTGAAGTACTCGGCCGGACCGGAGACGCTGGACCGCTTCAACAACCTGCCCGCGGTGAAGCTGTTCGGGCAAGGCGCTCCGGGTGTCAGCTCGGGGCAGGCCATCGCCGAGGTCGAGCGCATCGCGCACCAGGTGCTGCCGCCGGACTTCAGCTTCGACTGGGGCGGCGCGTCGTACCAGGAGAAGCGCTCCTCCGGCACGTCGGGCCTCGCGTTGGCGCTGGGCGCGCTGATGGTGTTCCTGATCCTGTCCGCGCAGTACGAGCGATGGTCCCTGCCGCTGTCGGTGCTGCTGGCCCTGCCCTTCGGCACATTCGGCGCTTTGGCAGCCGTGTGGCTGCGCGGCATGACAAACGACGTGTACTTCCAGATCGGACTGGTGACGCTGCTGGGCCTGGCGGCGAAGAACGCCATCCTGATCGTGGAGTACGCCTCGCTGAAGCACCACGAGGGCATGAGCCCCTCGGCGGCGGCGCTCGAGGCGGCACGCCTGCGCTTCCGGCCGATCATCATGACCTCGCTGGCGTTCATCCTCGGCGTGCTGCCGCTGGCCTTGTCCAGCGGCGCCGGCGCCGGCGCCCGGCGCTCGGTGGGAACCGGCGTGATGGGCGGCATGCTGGCCGCCACCTTCCTTGCCATCTTCTTCGTGCCGATGTTCTACAAGGTCATCACGCAACGCAAGCTGCGCGAGCCGCGCAGCACCCAGGAGATTCGTGAAGAGGCCGAGCGTGCCCACCATGCGGGCCACTACACCGGACCCGGACACGTCCACGGCGCGCCGCCGACCGGCGACCGACCTGCGGGCGCGCCGCGAGGAGAGCCGGCATGA
- the gph gene encoding phosphoglycolate phosphatase (PGP is an essential enzyme in the glycolate salvage pathway in higher organisms (photorespiration in plants). Phosphoglycolate results from the oxidase activity of RubisCO in the Calvin cycle when concentrations of carbon dioxide are low relative to oxygen. This enzyme is a member of the Haloacid Dehalogenase (HAD) superfamily of aspartate-nucleophile hydrolase enzymes (PF00702).): MSLDNFQAVLFDLDGTLIDSAPDLAGAANELRAAHGLPALPYECFRPMVGSGARGMVGVAFDVGPQHERFAELRDDFLRRYEQRMMLETRVFDAVLPVLDALEQGRRRWGIVTNKATRFTDPLVRSLGLHARAAAVVAGDTTPHSKPHPAPLLEAARRVGLEPSRCMYVGDDVRDVQAGRAAGMTTVVAGWGYLGIGEPIEAWGADFIIRRPAELLNLLGVA, from the coding sequence ATGAGCCTCGACAACTTCCAAGCGGTGCTGTTCGATCTGGACGGCACGCTGATCGACAGCGCGCCCGACCTGGCTGGTGCGGCCAACGAGCTGCGCGCGGCCCATGGTCTGCCGGCGCTGCCGTACGAATGCTTTCGACCGATGGTCGGCTCGGGGGCCCGCGGCATGGTGGGGGTCGCGTTCGACGTCGGTCCGCAGCACGAGCGCTTCGCCGAGCTGCGCGATGACTTCCTTCGGCGCTATGAGCAGCGGATGATGCTGGAGACACGTGTCTTCGACGCCGTGCTGCCGGTGCTCGATGCGCTCGAGCAGGGTCGACGTCGCTGGGGCATCGTGACGAACAAGGCGACGCGCTTCACCGATCCGCTGGTGCGATCGCTCGGCCTGCACGCCCGCGCCGCGGCAGTCGTCGCAGGCGACACGACGCCCCATTCCAAGCCGCATCCGGCGCCGCTGCTCGAAGCTGCGCGCCGTGTCGGGTTGGAGCCTTCGCGGTGCATGTACGTCGGCGACGACGTGCGTGACGTGCAGGCCGGCCGGGCGGCGGGCATGACGACCGTAGTCGCGGGCTGGGGCTATCTGGGCATCGGCGAGCCCATCGAGGCCTGGGGCGCTGATTTCATCATCCGGCGCCCGGCGGAGCTCTTGAACTTATTGGGCGTGGCCTAA
- the ompA gene encoding outer membrane protein OmpA, with the protein MKKLNKVASLFASATLAVSASGVFAQAAAPKSIDNWVNANGIPWKNGTNELCWRDAFWTPATAHPDCDGAIKPPPPPPPAPPVAPPPPPAPAPVTPPPPPPPPPAPVSEKVTFAADAFFDFNKDTLKPEGRAKLDDLVSKMGGINLEVIIAVGHTDAVGGDAYNQKLSVRRAESVKNYLTSKGVEKNRVYTEGKGEKQPVADNKTSEGRAKNRRVEIEVVGTRTKQ; encoded by the coding sequence ATGAAGAAACTGAACAAGGTGGCGTCGCTCTTCGCATCCGCCACCCTCGCCGTTTCGGCGTCGGGCGTGTTCGCCCAAGCGGCCGCGCCCAAGTCGATCGACAACTGGGTCAACGCCAACGGCATTCCCTGGAAGAACGGTACCAACGAACTGTGCTGGCGCGATGCCTTCTGGACGCCCGCCACCGCTCACCCGGACTGCGATGGCGCCATCAAGCCGCCGCCCCCGCCCCCGCCTGCTCCCCCGGTCGCTCCGCCGCCCCCGCCCGCTCCCGCCCCGGTGACGCCGCCGCCCCCGCCGCCCCCGCCGCCGGCCCCGGTCAGCGAGAAGGTGACCTTCGCGGCCGACGCGTTCTTCGACTTCAACAAGGACACGCTCAAGCCGGAAGGCCGCGCCAAGCTTGACGATCTGGTCAGCAAGATGGGTGGCATCAATCTCGAGGTCATCATCGCTGTCGGTCACACCGACGCGGTCGGTGGCGATGCCTACAACCAGAAGCTGTCGGTCCGCCGCGCCGAATCCGTCAAGAACTACCTGACGAGCAAGGGTGTCGAGAAGAACCGCGTCTACACCGAAGGCAAGGGCGAGAAGCAGCCCGTCGCCGACAACAAGACCTCCGAAGGCCGCGCGAAGAATCGCCGCGTGGAAATCGAAGTGGTCGGCACGCGCACGAAGCAGTAA